A window from Actinomycetospora corticicola encodes these proteins:
- a CDS encoding TrkH family potassium uptake protein — MATRAGNPAVVIAAAFAGGVAAGTGLLMLPAATAAPEGSTFLDALFTATSAVCVTGLTTVDTGTHWSPFGHVVLAALMQVGGLSIMTVASLLVVLVSRRLGLRARLVAQAQSGSLDLSDVRRVLLNVVLFSLAGEALTALVLGLRLGLGYDVGAVTAVWEGLFHAVSAFNNGGFVLWPDGMAGFAGDPWMLLPVALAVIVGGLGFPVIFELVRSHRPRTWSVTTRITVVTSAALLVVGTVLYTAMEYGNPATLGPMGVADKLLAGFFSSVMPRSGGFSAVDVGSMTPESWLVTDVLMFIGGGSASTAGGIKVTTFGLLALVLWAEMRSEADVDVGPRRIPEANQRQALAVALLGLGLAVVATFVLSGVTPHPTERVVFEVLSALGTVGLTTGITTDLPDVAEILLVVLMFVGRLGPLALASALALRERPRRYRRPEERTIIG; from the coding sequence ATGGCGACCAGGGCGGGGAACCCCGCCGTCGTCATCGCGGCAGCGTTCGCCGGGGGCGTCGCCGCAGGCACCGGGCTGCTCATGCTGCCCGCCGCGACGGCGGCGCCGGAGGGGTCCACCTTCCTCGACGCGCTGTTCACGGCGACGTCCGCGGTGTGCGTGACGGGCCTGACCACCGTCGACACCGGCACGCACTGGTCGCCGTTCGGGCACGTCGTCCTCGCCGCCCTCATGCAGGTGGGCGGGTTGAGCATCATGACCGTGGCGTCCCTGCTCGTCGTGCTGGTCTCGCGCCGGCTCGGCCTGCGGGCCCGGCTCGTGGCGCAGGCCCAGTCCGGCAGCCTCGACCTGAGCGACGTCCGCCGGGTGCTGCTCAACGTCGTCCTGTTCAGCCTCGCCGGGGAGGCCCTCACCGCTCTCGTCCTGGGGCTCCGGCTGGGACTGGGCTACGACGTCGGCGCGGTGACCGCGGTGTGGGAGGGCCTCTTCCACGCGGTGTCGGCGTTCAACAACGGCGGCTTCGTGCTCTGGCCCGACGGGATGGCCGGCTTCGCGGGCGACCCGTGGATGCTCCTGCCGGTCGCCCTCGCCGTCATCGTCGGCGGGCTCGGCTTCCCGGTGATCTTCGAGCTCGTCCGCTCGCACCGCCCGCGCACGTGGTCGGTGACCACCCGGATCACGGTGGTCACCTCCGCCGCGCTGCTCGTCGTCGGCACCGTGCTGTACACGGCGATGGAGTACGGCAACCCGGCCACCCTCGGACCGATGGGCGTGGCCGACAAGCTCCTCGCGGGTTTCTTCTCGTCGGTCATGCCGCGCAGCGGCGGCTTCTCGGCCGTCGACGTCGGGTCCATGACGCCGGAGAGCTGGCTGGTCACCGACGTCCTCATGTTCATCGGCGGGGGCAGCGCGAGCACGGCGGGCGGCATCAAGGTGACGACCTTCGGCCTGCTCGCGCTCGTGCTGTGGGCCGAGATGCGCAGCGAGGCCGACGTCGACGTCGGGCCGCGCCGCATCCCGGAGGCCAACCAGCGGCAGGCCCTGGCCGTCGCGCTGCTCGGCCTCGGGCTCGCCGTGGTGGCCACCTTCGTGCTCTCGGGCGTGACCCCGCACCCGACCGAGCGCGTCGTGTTCGAGGTGCTCTCGGCCCTGGGTACGGTCGGGCTCACGACGGGGATCACGACCGATCTGCCGGACGTCGCGGAGATCCTGCTCGTGGTGCTCATGTTCGTCGGCCGGCTCGGGCCCCTCGCCCTCGCCTCGGCGCTCGCCCTGCGGGAGCGGCCGCGGCGCTACCGGCGGCCCGAGGAGAGGACGATCATTGGGTGA
- a CDS encoding DUF1330 domain-containing protein, with protein sequence MSAVYALNLFDLAPNDDYKAYSKRSVAAVGAHGGRVVALGRLSEDSPSSGGTPRQVMVLVEWPSAEAFQAFKDDPDHTDLHPLREGGTENYLWWAYDRLEDLRPVLNDR encoded by the coding sequence ATGAGCGCCGTCTACGCCCTGAACCTCTTCGACCTCGCGCCGAACGACGACTACAAGGCCTACTCGAAGCGGTCGGTCGCGGCCGTCGGCGCGCACGGCGGCCGGGTCGTGGCGCTGGGCCGGCTCAGCGAGGACTCCCCGTCGAGCGGCGGCACGCCCCGCCAGGTGATGGTGCTCGTGGAGTGGCCGTCCGCGGAGGCGTTCCAGGCGTTCAAGGACGACCCCGACCACACGGACCTCCACCCGCTGCGCGAGGGCGGCACCGAGAACTACCTGTGGTGGGCCTACGACCGGCTCGAGGACCTGCGGCCCGTGCTCAACGACCGCTGA
- a CDS encoding protein adenylyltransferase SelO family protein gives MSTAVSLLEHTYADAVPGLVANWTAAPAPHPSPLVVNDDLAVELGLDPRQLRESGLLTGTVGEGVQPVAMVYSGHQFGMYQPRLGDGRALLLGEIVDPQGRRHDLHLKGSGRTPFARGGDGKAALGPMLREYLMGEAMHALGVPTSRGLAVSTTGEDVPRDTGLLPGAVLARVASSHIRVGTFQYAAANGGPDVVRALADHAIARHHPEATGYLDFYRRVVHAQAELIARWMLVGFIHGVMNTDNTTISGETIDYGPCAFMDRYDPQTVFSSIDHAGRYAYSHQPPIARWNLARLGEALLPLIDENQDAAIEQATAVVQEFGDVYERHFQAGMAAKLGLREPDPDLVADLLALLHAQQVDWTGFFRAEDPRDLFLDREAYDAWAARWHPELDRDSRNGVNPVYVPRNHLVDEALTAAEGGDLGPVQEILEVVSRPFTVQPGRERYTEPGTGPFVTYCGT, from the coding sequence GTGAGTACCGCCGTCTCGCTGCTCGAGCACACCTACGCCGATGCCGTTCCCGGCCTCGTCGCGAACTGGACCGCCGCGCCGGCGCCGCACCCGTCACCGCTGGTCGTCAACGACGACCTCGCGGTCGAGCTGGGGCTCGACCCCCGGCAGCTGCGGGAGTCCGGCCTGCTCACCGGCACCGTCGGCGAGGGTGTCCAGCCGGTGGCGATGGTGTACTCCGGCCACCAGTTCGGGATGTACCAGCCGCGGCTCGGCGACGGGCGCGCGCTGCTGCTGGGGGAGATCGTCGACCCGCAGGGCCGGCGGCACGACCTGCACCTCAAGGGCTCCGGGCGCACCCCGTTCGCGCGCGGCGGCGACGGGAAGGCCGCGCTCGGCCCGATGCTGCGCGAGTACCTCATGGGCGAGGCGATGCACGCCCTCGGCGTCCCCACCAGCCGCGGCCTCGCGGTCTCGACGACCGGCGAGGACGTCCCGCGCGACACCGGGCTCCTGCCCGGCGCCGTGCTCGCGCGCGTCGCCTCGAGTCACATCCGGGTCGGCACGTTCCAGTACGCGGCGGCCAACGGCGGACCCGACGTCGTGCGGGCGCTCGCCGACCACGCGATCGCGCGGCACCACCCCGAGGCGACCGGCTACCTCGACTTCTACCGCCGCGTGGTGCACGCGCAGGCCGAGCTGATCGCGCGCTGGATGCTCGTCGGCTTCATCCACGGCGTGATGAACACCGACAACACCACCATCTCCGGCGAGACGATCGACTACGGCCCCTGCGCGTTCATGGACCGGTACGACCCGCAGACGGTGTTCAGCTCGATCGACCACGCCGGGCGCTACGCGTACTCCCACCAGCCGCCGATCGCCCGGTGGAACCTCGCGCGCCTCGGCGAGGCGCTGCTCCCGCTGATCGACGAGAACCAGGACGCCGCCATCGAGCAGGCGACCGCGGTGGTGCAGGAGTTCGGCGACGTGTACGAGCGCCACTTCCAGGCCGGCATGGCCGCGAAGCTCGGGCTGCGCGAGCCGGACCCGGACCTGGTCGCCGACCTGCTCGCCCTGCTGCACGCCCAGCAGGTCGACTGGACCGGCTTCTTCCGCGCGGAGGACCCGCGGGACCTCTTCCTCGACCGCGAGGCCTACGACGCCTGGGCCGCACGGTGGCACCCGGAGCTGGACCGGGACAGCAGGAACGGGGTCAACCCGGTCTACGTGCCCCGCAACCACCTCGTGGACGAGGCGCTGACCGCCGCCGAGGGCGGCGACCTCGGGCCGGTCCAGGAGATCCTCGAGGTCGTGTCCCGGCCGTTCACGGTCCAGCCGGGCCGGGAGCGCTACACCGAGCCCGGCACGGGGCCGTTCGTCACGTACTGCGGGACCTGA
- a CDS encoding DUF1490 family protein, protein MVAWGALAARAAGAVATGVAGVAVVEGVKKLSGGRAVHQSAVAVTTLGLKVSRAAEAGAERVRLNTADVVAEARERLGEQAPPPGAVEKHDHEH, encoded by the coding sequence ATGGTGGCGTGGGGTGCCCTGGCGGCGCGGGCGGCCGGGGCGGTGGCGACCGGTGTGGCCGGTGTCGCCGTCGTCGAGGGCGTGAAGAAGCTGTCCGGGGGCCGGGCGGTGCACCAGTCGGCGGTGGCGGTCACCACGCTCGGACTGAAGGTCTCGCGCGCCGCCGAGGCCGGCGCCGAACGGGTCCGGCTCAACACCGCCGACGTCGTGGCCGAGGCCCGCGAGCGGCTGGGCGAGCAGGCGCCGCCGCCGGGTGCCGTCGAGAAGCACGACCACGAGCACTGA
- a CDS encoding cation-translocating P-type ATPase codes for MTSARHLHPVPDEGPRLHVVSDAAGRVRFDAPDLRAATGLAVAVEEALDDVEGVRQVHAFPRTGALVVWYHRDHCSAAAIAEVYRGVTTVTPHDEPATRLPRSAEVGNGDLLRMAVGGIALLLLGGRRWVLRRPPMLGPTSRTVATGVTIFTGYPFLRGALRSLVGGRGAGTDALVSAATVASLVLRENVVALTVLWLLNIGEYLQDLTLRRSRRAISDLLTGARTTTWMRVAPADPAGEAVEVEVPIDRVRVGDEIVVHEHVVLPVDGVVVEASELGCLVDQAAITGENLPVTAEVGDELHAGSVLLRGRLVVRATAVGSDTAVGRIIERVEAAQSDRAPIQTVGENFSRRFVPLSFALSAATLLVTRDVRRAMTMLLVACPCAVGLSTPTAISATIGNGARRGILIKGGSHLEAAGRVDAVVLDKTGTLTTGRPVVTNVVSFDDGYSPEQVLALAASSEIHSRHPLAQAVIRSTEERRIEIPPHEECEVLLGQGMRVQADGRTLLLGSRALFKEQKVSVSRKASDWVRRLQRQAETPLLLAVDGRLTGLISLRDTVRPEAVAVLEALRADGVRRIVMLSGDHPDVAEAVAAELGIDEWRAEVMPEDKQDVVRALQADGFTVAMVGDGTNDAPALALADLGIAMGVAGTDVAVETADVALAGDRLTALLDLRDLGRRGVGVIRQNYGMSIAVNAVGLVVSAGGALSPVVAAILHNASSVAVVANSSRMIRYQLEPSGT; via the coding sequence GTGACGAGCGCCCGGCACCTGCACCCCGTTCCCGACGAGGGGCCCCGGCTGCACGTCGTGTCCGACGCGGCCGGCCGGGTGCGGTTCGACGCACCCGACCTGAGGGCGGCGACCGGGCTGGCCGTCGCCGTCGAGGAGGCCCTCGACGACGTCGAGGGCGTGCGTCAGGTCCACGCCTTCCCCCGCACCGGGGCGCTCGTCGTCTGGTACCACCGCGACCACTGCTCCGCCGCGGCCATCGCGGAGGTCTACCGCGGGGTGACCACGGTGACGCCGCACGACGAGCCCGCGACGCGGCTGCCGCGGTCGGCGGAGGTCGGCAACGGCGACCTGCTGCGGATGGCCGTCGGCGGGATCGCGCTGCTCCTGCTCGGCGGGCGCCGCTGGGTCCTGCGCCGCCCCCCGATGCTCGGGCCGACCAGCCGTACGGTGGCCACCGGCGTCACGATCTTCACCGGCTACCCCTTCCTGCGCGGCGCGCTGCGCTCGCTGGTGGGCGGCCGGGGGGCGGGCACCGACGCGCTGGTCTCGGCCGCCACGGTGGCCTCGCTCGTGCTGCGCGAGAACGTCGTCGCGCTCACCGTGCTGTGGCTGCTCAACATCGGCGAGTACCTGCAGGACCTCACGCTGCGCCGCAGCCGCCGCGCGATCTCCGACCTGCTCACCGGCGCCCGCACCACCACCTGGATGCGGGTCGCCCCGGCCGACCCCGCGGGCGAGGCCGTCGAGGTCGAGGTGCCGATCGACCGGGTGCGCGTGGGCGACGAGATCGTGGTCCACGAGCACGTCGTGCTCCCGGTCGACGGGGTCGTGGTCGAGGCCTCCGAGCTCGGCTGCCTCGTCGACCAGGCCGCGATCACCGGGGAGAACCTGCCGGTGACGGCGGAGGTCGGCGACGAGCTGCACGCCGGCTCGGTGCTGCTGCGCGGCCGCCTGGTGGTCCGCGCGACCGCCGTCGGCTCCGACACCGCCGTCGGGCGCATCATCGAGCGGGTCGAGGCGGCCCAGTCCGACCGCGCCCCGATCCAGACCGTCGGCGAGAACTTCTCCCGCCGCTTCGTCCCGCTGTCCTTCGCCCTGTCCGCGGCGACCCTGCTCGTCACCCGCGACGTGCGCCGGGCCATGACGATGCTGCTCGTCGCCTGCCCCTGCGCGGTCGGGCTGTCCACCCCCACCGCCATCAGCGCCACGATCGGCAACGGCGCGCGACGCGGCATCCTCATCAAGGGTGGCTCGCACCTGGAGGCGGCCGGGCGGGTCGACGCGGTGGTCCTCGACAAGACCGGCACCCTGACGACGGGTCGGCCCGTCGTCACGAACGTCGTCTCCTTCGACGACGGCTACTCCCCCGAGCAGGTCCTCGCCCTCGCCGCCTCGTCGGAGATCCACTCCCGGCACCCGCTCGCGCAGGCCGTCATCCGGTCGACCGAGGAGCGGCGGATCGAGATCCCGCCGCACGAGGAGTGCGAGGTGCTCCTCGGACAGGGCATGCGCGTGCAGGCCGACGGCCGCACCCTGCTGCTCGGCTCGCGGGCCCTGTTCAAGGAGCAGAAGGTCAGCGTCTCGCGGAAGGCGTCGGACTGGGTGCGCCGCCTGCAGCGCCAGGCCGAGACCCCGCTGCTGCTCGCGGTCGACGGGAGGCTGACCGGGCTGATCAGCCTGCGCGACACCGTGCGCCCCGAGGCCGTCGCGGTGCTCGAGGCGCTGCGCGCCGACGGCGTCCGGCGGATCGTCATGCTCTCCGGCGACCACCCCGACGTCGCGGAGGCCGTCGCCGCCGAGCTCGGCATCGACGAGTGGCGGGCCGAGGTGATGCCCGAGGACAAGCAGGACGTGGTGCGCGCGCTGCAGGCCGACGGCTTCACGGTCGCGATGGTGGGCGACGGGACCAACGACGCCCCCGCCCTCGCGCTCGCCGATCTCGGTATCGCCATGGGCGTGGCCGGAACCGACGTGGCCGTCGAGACCGCGGACGTCGCGCTCGCGGGCGACCGCCTCACCGCGCTGCTCGACCTCCGCGACCTCGGCCGCCGCGGGGTCGGCGTGATCCGGCAGAACTACGGCATGTCGATCGCGGTCAACGCGGTCGGGCTGGTCGTCTCCGCCGGTGGGGCGCTCTCCCCCGTCGTCGCCGCGATCCTGCACAACGCCTCGTCGGTGGCGGTGGTCGCCAACTCGTCGCGGATGATCCGCTACCAGCTCGAGCCGTCCGGGACATAG
- a CDS encoding MFS transporter: MRTTETRVAIAGAAVVGVAFGMGRFCFGLTLPDLRVDPGLSTTGVPEAVLGLIAGGTFAGFLAGIVGAPLLAARRGPRTPTTVGGVCGALGALIVVLAPSPGVLAVGAVLAGSAAGWVWAPYSDLAAALVARERRPRLLSIISTGTCGGLVLVAIVAVAAATTWRAAWAAVAVCSTLAALLNLRWVPAVPPTPVADRRPMPWRALRAPALYAIVYQAGTAVAFTYSADVATRAGLSAGVRPLLFVIIGVLGLAGLFTGAMTARIGPPRVAACCLLTIGVALLLLALGERSPVIALLAAVVFAAPYMVGAATLAVWTGSVATSDPGRALSAAMVVGALGAVGAPIVVGSLVTALGLPVLLAAFGLLCGVVGVGLVRSRST; encoded by the coding sequence GTGCGGACGACGGAGACGCGGGTGGCCATCGCCGGGGCGGCCGTCGTGGGGGTCGCCTTCGGCATGGGCCGGTTCTGCTTCGGGCTCACGCTGCCGGACCTCCGCGTCGACCCCGGGCTCTCGACGACGGGGGTGCCGGAGGCCGTCCTCGGGCTCATCGCCGGCGGGACGTTCGCGGGCTTTCTCGCCGGGATCGTCGGCGCGCCGCTCCTGGCGGCCCGCCGCGGACCGCGCACCCCGACGACGGTCGGCGGTGTCTGTGGGGCGCTGGGCGCGCTGATCGTGGTGCTGGCGCCGTCGCCCGGCGTCCTCGCGGTCGGGGCCGTGCTCGCCGGGAGCGCCGCGGGCTGGGTGTGGGCGCCGTACTCGGACCTCGCCGCGGCCCTCGTCGCCCGCGAACGCCGACCCCGCCTGCTCTCGATCATCAGCACCGGGACGTGCGGGGGCCTGGTGCTGGTCGCGATCGTGGCGGTCGCCGCCGCGACGACCTGGCGGGCGGCCTGGGCCGCGGTGGCCGTGTGCTCCACGCTCGCGGCCCTGCTCAACCTGCGCTGGGTGCCCGCCGTCCCGCCCACCCCGGTCGCCGACCGCCGCCCGATGCCGTGGCGGGCGCTCCGCGCACCCGCCCTGTACGCGATCGTCTACCAGGCCGGGACGGCGGTGGCCTTCACCTACAGCGCCGACGTCGCCACCCGCGCCGGCCTGTCGGCGGGCGTCCGGCCCCTGCTGTTCGTGATCATCGGCGTGCTCGGCCTCGCGGGCCTGTTCACCGGCGCGATGACCGCCCGGATCGGGCCGCCACGGGTCGCGGCCTGCTGCCTGCTGACGATCGGGGTGGCCCTGCTGCTCCTGGCCCTGGGCGAACGGTCGCCGGTGATCGCGCTGCTGGCCGCGGTGGTGTTCGCCGCGCCCTACATGGTCGGGGCGGCCACGCTCGCCGTCTGGACGGGGAGCGTGGCGACCTCCGACCCGGGCCGCGCGCTGTCGGCCGCGATGGTGGTCGGCGCCCTCGGTGCCGTGGGCGCGCCGATCGTCGTCGGGTCCCTGGTGACGGCGCTCGGCCTGCCGGTCCTGCTGGCGGCGTTCGGCCTGCTGTGCGGCGTCGTCGGCGTCGGCCTCGTCAGGTCCCGCAGTACGTGA
- a CDS encoding YibE/F family protein, with protein MDIDDPVTAPIPAQRPTPGTTGRPARAPGPGGGAPRPARRSRSGARRRAAAPARRGAARGEGGHGHGHGHGPAPAVGTTVRRLLAVLLVPCGLAVLVGLVLLAPSPSEYRAVLDGSHAAAAGSAAGTTSGAAAAVATQPLDGTVVRAGAEADCSDPTLAVEAGTGCFPLQVRLDEGPASGRTIDTLLPGGPATPRFADGDAVVVAWSGGDPADASGYQVVDRQRGGSLLLLAGVFALAVVLLGRWQGLAALGALGITLLVLGLFVLPALLTGSSPVPVALVASGLIVAVVFPTIHGFSARTATAALGTVVSLGLIGVLALVFGGLTRLTGLDDASTELIGVLGAGIDARGLLLAGLIIGALGVLDDVTVTQTSTVWELHRADPSSGTRELYAAAMRVGRDHVASAVNTLVLAYAGAALPLLLLFTLSGRGVGDLLTAEDVAQEVLRTLVGSIGIVAAVPVTTLVAAVVARSGTADSERTALSRP; from the coding sequence ATGGACATCGACGACCCGGTGACGGCGCCGATCCCCGCGCAGCGGCCCACCCCCGGGACGACCGGCCGGCCCGCCCGCGCACCGGGACCGGGCGGGGGTGCCCCTCGCCCGGCTCGGCGGTCCCGGTCCGGGGCCCGACGACGGGCCGCCGCGCCGGCGCGGCGGGGTGCGGCGCGCGGAGAGGGCGGTCACGGCCACGGACACGGGCACGGCCCTGCACCCGCCGTCGGGACGACCGTCCGGCGCCTGCTGGCCGTGCTGCTCGTGCCCTGCGGGCTGGCCGTGCTCGTGGGGCTGGTGCTGCTCGCGCCGTCGCCCTCGGAGTACCGGGCGGTCCTCGACGGCAGCCACGCCGCGGCCGCGGGGTCGGCCGCCGGGACCACGAGCGGAGCGGCCGCCGCGGTGGCCACGCAGCCGCTCGACGGCACCGTCGTGCGCGCGGGCGCCGAGGCCGACTGCTCCGACCCGACCCTCGCCGTCGAGGCCGGCACCGGCTGCTTCCCGCTGCAGGTCCGCCTCGACGAGGGCCCCGCGTCGGGCCGCACGATCGACACCCTGCTGCCCGGCGGGCCCGCGACGCCCCGGTTCGCCGACGGGGACGCCGTCGTGGTCGCGTGGTCCGGGGGCGACCCGGCCGACGCCTCGGGCTACCAGGTGGTGGACCGGCAGCGCGGCGGGTCGCTGCTGCTGCTCGCGGGGGTGTTCGCGCTCGCGGTCGTGCTGCTCGGGCGCTGGCAGGGGCTCGCCGCGCTGGGCGCCCTCGGCATCACGCTGCTCGTGCTCGGCCTGTTCGTGCTCCCGGCGCTGCTCACCGGGTCCTCCCCCGTGCCGGTGGCGCTCGTCGCATCCGGACTGATCGTGGCGGTGGTGTTCCCGACGATCCACGGCTTCTCCGCACGGACCGCGACCGCGGCCTTGGGCACGGTCGTCTCGCTCGGCCTCATCGGCGTGCTCGCGCTGGTGTTCGGCGGGCTCACTCGGCTGACCGGACTGGACGACGCGTCCACGGAGCTGATCGGCGTGCTTGGCGCCGGGATCGACGCCCGCGGGCTCCTGCTCGCCGGACTGATCATCGGCGCCCTCGGGGTGCTCGACGACGTCACGGTCACCCAGACCTCGACCGTCTGGGAGCTCCACCGCGCCGACCCGTCGTCGGGAACGCGGGAGCTCTACGCGGCGGCGATGCGCGTGGGGCGCGACCACGTGGCCTCGGCGGTGAACACGCTCGTGCTCGCCTACGCGGGTGCGGCGCTGCCCCTCCTGCTGCTGTTCACGCTCTCCGGGCGCGGGGTCGGCGACCTGTTGACCGCCGAGGACGTGGCCCAGGAGGTGCTGCGCACCCTCGTCGGGTCGATCGGCATCGTCGCGGCCGTGCCGGTGACGACGCTGGTCGCGGCGGTCGTGGCCCGCTCCGGGACGGCGGATTCCGAGCGAACGGCACTCTCACGCCCATAG
- a CDS encoding potassium channel family protein: MGDAHEPVVVVGLGRFGAAIALELSRQGTEVLAIDSSRDVVQAVSRELSHVVTADCTDLETLRQLGVGDYRRAVVAIGDHLEDSILVTSLLVDLEVPDIWARAISAHHGRILERIGAHHVVFPEQDMGQRVAHLVSGTALDYLRLDDGCALAKLRPPRGLIDVPLGSSEIKDRYDVTVVSIKRRDEEFISATSDTVVRKGDIVLVVGRDEDVERLLEDS, from the coding sequence TTGGGTGACGCGCACGAGCCGGTGGTCGTCGTGGGGTTGGGGCGCTTCGGCGCGGCGATCGCCCTCGAGCTGTCGCGGCAGGGCACCGAGGTGCTCGCGATCGACTCCTCGCGCGACGTCGTGCAGGCCGTGTCCCGCGAGCTGAGCCACGTGGTGACGGCGGACTGCACCGACCTCGAGACCCTGCGCCAGCTCGGCGTGGGCGACTACCGCCGGGCCGTCGTCGCGATCGGGGACCACCTCGAGGACAGCATCCTGGTGACCTCCCTGCTGGTGGACCTCGAGGTGCCCGACATCTGGGCGCGGGCGATCAGCGCCCACCACGGCCGCATCCTCGAGCGCATCGGCGCGCACCACGTCGTGTTCCCCGAGCAGGACATGGGCCAGCGCGTCGCCCACCTCGTCTCCGGCACGGCGCTGGACTACCTCCGGCTCGACGACGGGTGCGCCCTGGCCAAGCTCCGCCCGCCGCGCGGCCTCATCGACGTCCCGCTGGGGAGTTCGGAGATCAAGGACCGGTACGACGTCACGGTCGTCTCGATCAAGCGCCGGGACGAGGAGTTCATCTCCGCCACGTCCGACACCGTGGTGCGCAAGGGCGACATCGTGCTGGTGGTGGGCCGCGACGAGGACGTCGAGCGGCTCCTCGAGGACTCCTGA
- a CDS encoding methyltransferase domain-containing protein encodes MTAYSQGHAASVLRSQTWRTVDNSAAYLAPHLRADMRVLDVGCGPGTITADLATRVGSVLGIDSDPGVVEKARALGVDARVGDVSALPDGPFDVVHAHQVLLHLTDPVAALREMIRVTAPGGLVAVRDCDYAGVVLYPHDPRLDRWLAIYRGVARAHGTEPDAGRRVLAWAHAAGAGDVTPSASIWCHATPEERAWWGGQWAERIVDSTIAERAVAGGFATREELADVAAGWRHWAAHPDGWFSLPHGEVLIRVPR; translated from the coding sequence GTGACCGCGTACTCCCAGGGCCACGCCGCGAGCGTCCTGCGCTCGCAGACGTGGCGCACCGTCGACAACTCGGCCGCCTACCTCGCACCGCACCTGCGGGCGGACATGCGGGTTCTCGACGTCGGGTGCGGTCCCGGCACGATCACCGCGGACCTGGCGACGCGGGTCGGCTCGGTCCTCGGGATCGACAGCGACCCCGGAGTGGTGGAGAAGGCCCGGGCGCTCGGGGTCGACGCGCGGGTCGGCGACGTGTCCGCGCTGCCCGACGGACCGTTCGACGTGGTCCACGCCCACCAGGTGCTGCTCCACCTCACCGACCCGGTGGCCGCCCTGCGCGAGATGATCCGGGTGACGGCGCCGGGTGGGCTGGTCGCCGTCCGCGACTGCGACTACGCCGGGGTGGTGCTGTACCCGCACGACCCGCGGCTCGACCGCTGGCTCGCGATCTACCGCGGGGTCGCCCGGGCCCACGGGACCGAGCCCGACGCGGGCCGCCGCGTGCTGGCCTGGGCACACGCCGCGGGTGCGGGGGACGTCACGCCGAGCGCGTCGATCTGGTGCCACGCGACGCCGGAGGAACGGGCGTGGTGGGGCGGGCAGTGGGCCGAGCGGATCGTCGACTCCACGATCGCCGAGCGGGCGGTCGCGGGCGGGTTCGCCACCCGCGAGGAACTGGCCGACGTCGCCGCGGGCTGGCGGCACTGGGCCGCCCACCCCGACGGCTGGTTCTCCCTGCCCCACGGCGAGGTGCTGATCCGCGTGCCCCGCTGA
- a CDS encoding MBL fold metallo-hydrolase, with amino-acid sequence MPPALQPVADGVLLGALFPRHLFNTVVLEGPAGDVVIDAGFPWSGKRLAGLLQGRDVVEHAVTHAHGDHVGSSAWLCAHTGATLSMSAVEADGFEHGSVAWHSGAIGRIGVAPLARRRRTVDRRLEPGDTVAGFEVLAQPGHSPGLLAFWRAADRLLVVGDGPINVSTDPGAPRWLPLPAGLHHDPAATAASRRRMAALEPALVVSTHGHPVRGDRWAAAGC; translated from the coding sequence GTGCCTCCCGCGCTGCAGCCGGTCGCCGACGGGGTCCTCCTCGGCGCGCTGTTCCCCCGCCACCTGTTCAACACCGTCGTCCTGGAGGGCCCGGCCGGTGACGTCGTGATCGACGCCGGGTTCCCGTGGTCGGGGAAGCGTCTGGCGGGTCTCCTGCAGGGCCGTGACGTCGTGGAGCACGCCGTCACCCACGCGCACGGAGATCACGTCGGGTCGTCGGCCTGGCTGTGCGCCCACACCGGCGCCACCCTCTCGATGAGCGCCGTCGAGGCCGACGGCTTCGAGCACGGGAGCGTGGCCTGGCACTCCGGCGCGATCGGCCGGATCGGCGTCGCCCCGTTGGCGCGGCGGCGTCGGACCGTCGACCGCCGTCTCGAGCCGGGGGACACGGTCGCCGGGTTCGAGGTGCTCGCCCAGCCCGGACACAGCCCCGGCCTCCTCGCCTTCTGGCGGGCGGCCGACCGGCTCCTGGTCGTGGGCGACGGACCGATCAACGTCTCCACCGACCCGGGCGCGCCGCGCTGGCTCCCCCTGCCGGCCGGCCTGCACCACGACCCGGCCGCCACCGCGGCGTCGCGGCGGCGGATGGCGGCCCTGGAGCCGGCCCTCGTCGTCTCCACGCACGGCCATCCCGTCCGCGGCGACCGTTGGGCCGCGGCCGGCTGCTGA